The proteins below come from a single Eucalyptus grandis isolate ANBG69807.140 chromosome 3, ASM1654582v1, whole genome shotgun sequence genomic window:
- the LOC104437098 gene encoding uncharacterized vacuolar membrane protein YML018C has protein sequence MGWRYKAGLGLIGTVVLIWVASAEVTQKIFEEYKQPFAITYLMVSLMVVFFPISFLKDCICDLLRRDPFRRLYYKISGKSSSSSELDIPLISSEMYNNAETKNKLIPDSDRDISEREEGWPLRSLNEEGEHPLLDENPGLDSLDIVKCSLYLTPIWFLTEYLSNSALANTSVASTTVLASTSSLFTLFFGALLGQESISIVKVVAVFISMAGVAMTTVGKTWASDELLSASEIKNHTIMGDMFGLLSAVLYGLFTVLLKKSVGSEGEKVVVHKFFGYIGLFTLLGLWWLGWPLHALGVEPKFSFPPSASVGGALVLNGFVGSVLLDYFWAISIVWTTPLVATLGMSLTIPLAMVADMLVHGRHYSAIYIVGCIQVFAGFVVANLSNMFAKKPES, from the exons ATGGGTTGGAGATACAAAGCTGGTTTGGGTCTGATCGGCACGGTTGTGCTCATATGGGTCGCGTCCGCCGAGGTGACCCAG AAAATTTTCGAAGAATACAAACAGCCCTTCGCCATAACATATCTTATGGTCTCTCTCATGGTCGTCTTTTTTCCTATCTCGTTCCTCAAGGACTGTATATGTGACTTACTTAGAAGGGACCCGTTCAGAAGACTCTACTATAAAATCAGTGGCAAGAGCAGCAGTTCAAGTGAACTTGACATTCCCCTCATATCCAGTGAAATGTACAACAATGCAGAAACTAAGAATAAGCTAATTCCTGACTCGGACAGGGATATTAGTGAGAGGGAAGAGGGTTGGCCGTTGAGGTCATTGAATGAGGAAGGTGAACATCCGTTACTTGACGAGAATCCTGGACTTGATTCATTGGATATTGTCAAATGTAGCTTATATCTCACCCCTATATGGTTTTTGACGGAG TACTTGTCGAATTCCGCTCTGGCAAATACCAGTGTAGCAAGTACAACTGTCCTGGCATCTACATCTTCTCTCTTCACACTTTTCTTTGGAGCTCTTCTTGGCCAGGAATCCATAAGCATTGTGAAGGTGGTCGCCGTATTTATCAGCATGGCTGGTGTTGCCATGACTACGGTTGGAAAAACTTGGGCGTCTGATGAGTTATTAAGCGCATCAGA GATCAAAAATCACACAATCATGGGGGACATGTTTGGCCTTCTCTCAGCAGTATTATATGGCTTGTTCACGG TGCTACTAAAGAAGTCCGTGGGGTCAGAGGGAGAGAAGGTAGTCGTGCACAAGTTTTTCGGATACATTGGCCTCTTCACTCTTCTTGGCCTTTGGTGGCTCG GATGGCCACTACATGCTTTGGGGGTTGAGCCCAAATTTAGCTTCCCGCCATCGGCATCTGTTGGTGGAGCCTTGGTTTTAAATGGCTTTGTGGGGAGTGTTCTTTTGGATTACTTTTG GGCCATATCGATCGTTTGGACAACTCCGCTGGTTGCGACACTAGGCATGTCCTTGACGATCCCCCTCGCGATGGTGGCAGACATGCTTGTTCACGGCCGTCATTACTCAGCAATTTACATTGTCGGATGCATTCAG GTCTTCGCAGGATTCGTCGTGGCCAATCTCTCGAATATGTTCgcaaagaaaccagaatcatgA